One Hypnocyclicus thermotrophus DNA segment encodes these proteins:
- the ftsZ gene encoding cell division protein FtsZ, which produces MEEHVKIKVIGVGGAGGNAINDMIASGVSGIEFIAANTDVQDLENSAAQIKLQLGKTLTKGLGAGADPEIGRKSVEESKEEVKKILENTDMLFITAGMGGGTGTGAAPSIAEIAKELGVLTIGIVTKPFNFEGKKRMKNAEEGLERFREFVDTLVIIPNDKLFDLPNKKITLKNAFQEANNILKIGVKGVSELITKHGYINLDFADIRTIIKGSGVAMLGFGEASGEDRANIATQMALSNPLLEKSIEGAQRILLNITGGEDFTLTEANQISEAIKAAAGTEHTEEMMFGSVIDESLEDIIKVTIMATDFIDLADKEIRKEKTFETNIKVNKDKKTEEDDDYLEIPAIIRKRNL; this is translated from the coding sequence ATGGAAGAACATGTAAAAATAAAAGTAATTGGTGTTGGAGGAGCTGGTGGAAATGCTATAAATGATATGATAGCTAGTGGTGTATCTGGGATAGAATTTATAGCAGCAAATACAGATGTACAAGATTTAGAAAATTCTGCTGCTCAAATCAAACTCCAATTAGGAAAAACTTTAACAAAAGGATTAGGTGCGGGAGCTGATCCAGAAATAGGAAGAAAATCAGTAGAAGAAAGTAAAGAAGAAGTAAAAAAAATATTAGAAAATACAGATATGCTTTTTATTACAGCAGGAATGGGTGGAGGAACAGGGACAGGAGCAGCTCCATCAATAGCTGAAATAGCTAAAGAATTGGGTGTTTTAACTATAGGTATAGTTACTAAACCATTTAATTTTGAAGGTAAAAAAAGAATGAAAAATGCTGAAGAAGGATTAGAGAGGTTTAGAGAGTTTGTAGATACGCTTGTTATTATTCCAAATGATAAATTATTTGATTTACCAAACAAAAAAATAACTCTTAAAAATGCATTCCAAGAAGCAAATAATATATTAAAAATAGGGGTAAAAGGTGTTTCGGAGCTTATAACAAAACATGGTTATATTAATCTAGATTTTGCAGATATACGTACAATAATAAAAGGATCAGGAGTAGCTATGTTAGGATTTGGAGAAGCAAGTGGAGAAGATAGAGCAAATATTGCTACACAAATGGCGTTATCTAATCCATTGTTAGAAAAATCTATAGAAGGAGCGCAAAGAATCTTATTAAATATAACAGGTGGAGAAGATTTTACTTTAACAGAAGCAAATCAAATTTCAGAAGCAATTAAAGCAGCGGCGGGAACAGAGCATACAGAAGAGATGATGTTTGGTAGTGTTATAGATGAAAGTTTAGAAGATATAATAAAAGTGACTATAATGGCAACAGATTTTATAGATTTAGCTGATAAAGAAATTAGAAAAGAAAAAACATTTGAAACAAATATTAAAGTTAATAAAGATAAAAAAACTGAAGAAGATGATGATTATTTAGAAATTCCAGCTATAATTAGAAAAAGAAATTTATAA
- the rpsF gene encoding 30S ribosomal protein S6 translates to MRNYEIMYIINPVTTEEQKAEVIEKVNAILAAAKAEDVKVEKWGERKLAYPIDKKETGFYVLTTFKIEGTELKEVETKLNITENLMRYIVVKKD, encoded by the coding sequence ATAAGAAATTACGAAATAATGTACATTATTAATCCAGTAACTACAGAAGAGCAAAAAGCAGAAGTTATAGAGAAAGTAAATGCTATCTTAGCTGCTGCAAAAGCTGAAGATGTAAAAGTTGAAAAATGGGGAGAAAGAAAATTAGCTTACCCTATCGACAAAAAAGAAACTGGGTTTTATGTATTAACTACTTTTAAAATTGAAGGAACAGAATTAAAAGAAGTAGAAACTAAATTAAACATAACTGAAAACTTAATGAGATATATCGTAGTAAAAAAAGACTAA
- a CDS encoding single-stranded DNA-binding protein produces the protein MNLVVLTGRLARDPELKYGQSGTAYCRFTLAVNRVAKDEADFIGCTAFGKTAELIGEYLRKGSMTGVQGRLQTSSYETNGEKRYRTDVIVDRIEFLESKASLSTTGNITNTSKSPEPVQNSHEEEDDDEFPF, from the coding sequence ATGAATTTAGTTGTATTAACAGGTAGATTAGCTAGAGATCCAGAGCTGAAATATGGACAAAGTGGTACAGCTTATTGTAGATTCACTTTAGCAGTTAACAGGGTAGCTAAAGATGAAGCGGATTTTATAGGATGTACAGCATTTGGAAAAACTGCAGAACTTATTGGTGAATACTTAAGAAAAGGTAGTATGACAGGAGTTCAAGGTAGATTACAAACTAGTTCATATGAAACAAATGGTGAAAAAAGATATAGAACAGATGTTATCGTTGATAGGATTGAGTTTTTAGAATCTAAAGCAAGCTTATCTACAACAGGAAACATAACAAATACGTCTAAATCCCCAGAACCAGTACAAAATTCGCATGAAGAAGAAGATGATGACGAATTTCCATTTTAA
- the rpsR gene encoding 30S ribosomal protein S18 has product MDIKRRRRRRSRLKVTAKDIDYKNVDLLKKFMSDKGKINPARVTGADAKLQRKIARAIKRARNIALLPYTNTVSK; this is encoded by the coding sequence ATGGATATCAAAAGAAGAAGAAGAAGAAGATCAAGATTAAAAGTAACTGCAAAAGATATTGATTATAAAAATGTAGATTTATTAAAAAAATTTATGTCTGATAAAGGTAAAATTAATCCAGCTAGAGTAACAGGAGCAGATGCTAAATTACAAAGAAAAATAGCTAGAGCTATTAAAAGAGCAAGAAATATAGCGTTATTACCTTATACTAATACAGTAAGTAAATAA